Part of the Acidovorax sp. 107 genome is shown below.
GGAAGGGGCGCTGATGCCGTCCCGGGATGCCATGTCCAGCCTGGCCCCTTTGTTGGAGAACAACCGTGCCTGGTCGGCGCGCTGTGCTGCGGAAGATCCGCAGTACTTCGAGCGGTTGGCGCACCAGCAAATGCCGCGCTATCTGTGGATCGGCTGTTCCGACAGCCGGGTGCCGGCCAACGAAATCCTGGGCCTGCGGCCTGGCGAGGTGTTTGTGCACCGCAACGTTGGCAACCTGGTGGTGCACTCCGATCTGAACTGCCTGACGGTGCTGCAGTATGCGGTCGAGGTGTTGAAAGTCGAGCATGTTCTCGTGGTAGGTCACTACGGTTGCGGCGGCGTGCAGGCGGTGATAGAACAGCGCCGCACCGGTCTGGCTGAGAACTGGTTGCGCCATCTGGAGGATGTGGCGCGCAAACACGCTGATCGGCTCGACTGCATTTGGGGCCTTGACGAGCGCGCCGCGCGGCTTTGCGAGATGAACGTGATCGAGCAAGTCAGCAACGTGTGCCGCACCACCACCCTGCGCCGCGCCTGGGAGCGCGGGCAGCAAGTTGAGGTGCACGGGTTGGTCTACGGCCTGCGCGACGGCTTGCTGCGGCCGGTCGGGGGCAGCGTCAAAGGCGTGCAGGACCGGCAGGAGCAATACGCTCAATCGCTTGCTGCCCTTGGCACACTCTGAGTGATACG
Proteins encoded:
- the can gene encoding carbonate dehydratase encodes the protein MPSRDAMSSLAPLLENNRAWSARCAAEDPQYFERLAHQQMPRYLWIGCSDSRVPANEILGLRPGEVFVHRNVGNLVVHSDLNCLTVLQYAVEVLKVEHVLVVGHYGCGGVQAVIEQRRTGLAENWLRHLEDVARKHADRLDCIWGLDERAARLCEMNVIEQVSNVCRTTTLRRAWERGQQVEVHGLVYGLRDGLLRPVGGSVKGVQDRQEQYAQSLAALGTL